CACGTAACGTCTCTACGGAATGAAGAGCTGTTAGCCGTCAAGTTGTCGGAAAGTATTGCCACTCGGTCGGGTTAGGTGCGGATATTTAACGGTTTTAATTTGCTAAATCTAAACGGGTACGTTCGGACAAACGCTTGGTTCAGTATGCACTTGAAGGCACAGGAAAAGCAGGAACGAACGggaaaatcacttctttattgaCGCCGACCCAAGCATGCTTTTCAGGCGTTCGAGACCAGAAAGTAGGAAGGCGCCGCGTCAAGGCGACGGTCTCTCGGCACACAGCGGCAACCGCGAGGTCACGCGTGGCCGGACACACTACTGGCGCTGCGCACTGCATCAGTTCTGCGTGACTGGTGACGGCGACGGAGGAGGGGCGTTTTTTATTCGGAATCACACACTTGTCGCGGGCGCGCCCGTTTTCTGCCGGCCGGAGCGCGCAAGCAACGGGACACTTTGCGGCAAGCAGTCCAGCTGGCGGCGGTGAGCTAGCAGAGACAGTCCGAGAGGGGACGGCGTAACGGCACCTGCGGCCGGTTGATTGGGATCCACGTGGCCGCCGGCGTCCTTGGGCACCGGTCCAGGCGGCGAGGCCAGACCGGTCCCGAAGAAGATGCCGCCACCGCCTGCCCCGCGGGCACGGAAGGCGATGACGAACACAACGGTTTCTACTTGCGGAAGGCGAAGTAGTCTCCCGTCGGGTCCTCAAGCCACGGGTAGTTCTGCGGACACTCGACACACGTGTGCAGACGGATCGTCTCACCGGGCAGTTCCCTAGTTGTCAGCGGGCAGGCGTTGGGCAGGCTGCAGTAGGCCTGGCCCTTGACATCACACTTCTCCTTCCAGGGCGCGAAGTCCCTGATGGCCGACAGCTCTGTAGGCTGCTGCATCCACTGCAGCACCTGAGTCATGGTCACGAAGAACACGTCGTTCTTGTCCAGAGTCTCGTCGATCCATTGAATGAATGCATCTAAGTACTCGGGGTTCAGTTTCAGCCAACCGGCGTGGAAGTAGAGTCCGAGAGGCGCGCGGTTGGTCTTGTAATGCCTGTCCAGGTTGTGGTTAAGGAAGTTGTAGAATTGCTCGCCCGAGATGATGTTGCTGCAAGAATCCACCATGGCACAACCGGCCAGCTCTTCGTCGAAAGTTGGGTCGTCTCTCCGGTCCAGCTCGTTCATGACCATTTCCCAGACGGCGTGAGATCGGCTGGGACAGTTCTGGCCGTTACCGTGGCACTTGTGGGGCATGCGGAAATAGAGGGTGTAAGGCCACAGAGGAGGGTTGCTCAGTGGAGCTGCGATGGTTGAGTCGTACAGGAATGCCTGCTCTTCCATCATGAAGAACTGGCTGTTGCCGCCCACCCTGAGGTAGGGGGCGCGCACTCCCACGATCGAATTGTCAGTGATGTTGGCGAAGCGCTCCATGATGAGACGCACCCCAGCCATCTCCTTGGCCCAGGTCTCGGTGCTGGCCTCGGACCAGTACTTCTCCTCGTGCTTGTGCCTGTGCGCGCAGAGGGAGCAAGAAGGGAGAGTCAAGGCGCCATCAGCAAAGCGGTCACGCACCTGTCGGCGCAGAACAAGTTTGTAACAGGCCCAACAAGGACAGCGGCCGAGCAGAACCACGCGGCGCTTTCGATAGAGAGCGAGATAAGAGGCTGCAAGGAAGGGCCGCCTGTTCTCTTGCTTTGTAACTGCACGACCGCGCAACTACGGCgacgactttttttcttttgcgcaatAAAGAATTGCGTGTCAAGCGCAATCTGTGCCGAGAGTAGGTGAAAGAATACGCGAAAACGAAAACGGTGTAACGAAGAGGTCACTTTCACCTCCATTAGAAACAGAAAGCTGCATTTAGAGATATGAATCCTCTTTGCTCATGATCTGATGCTGTTGCAGTGACCCCCTGAGCGCGTCCCTCACAAAGCATTTTCGCGACCTCGGCGGGGCGCCGCGCTGATTCTAAATTGCCCCGGCTTTCTTTAAGTCGCCGGATTCCAGACATCGAGGCTAAAGGAAGTGGACAAGCAAGAAGGCATGCAGAACGGTTTCCCTCACGTGATTGAGTGCGCAGCCATTTCGTGTCCCCGACGGTGGAGCTCCTGCACAGCGGAGTAGTTGGTGTACTTGTGGGAAACGAAGAAGGTGGCCTTGATTTGGCAGCCGTTCGGGTTGTTGCGGCCCTCCTTGAAGATCTTTTCGTAGATgtcgatgttgttgttgttgatggcgtcgtcgaaggtgaTGGTGATCATTTGCGGCACCACGTTTGGCTCCAGGCGACCCGGGATCTGAGTGCCGTCGGCTGAGCAGAAACAGTCAGGCAGCACGCACTGGTTCTGGTCGCAGGGGGGTGCCCGGTTCGGGTCCTTGTCGACAGTGCAGGCGTTCTCGTCCGAACCGTCACTGCAGTCGGGGTTGCCGTTACAGAACATCTCCTTGGCAATACAGTCGCCATTTCCGCAGGCCAACTTGCCGGTTTCACAGATTGGCTCGTCTGTCGCCAAGAGAGGGGCTACTAGCCGAGGCTCTGCACGGGCGTGAGACAGCAAACATTGAGGGGGCATACTATGTACTGTAAATCTTCATGACATGCAATAAACACTGATTTAAAGAGATGCTACCTAGCCAGTCTTAATGGAATGATTTTGAAGGATAGAACGAATGGCACTGTAATGCGTACTGAGAGAATCATGCAGGCTTGACCGTTTCCCTCGTGAACATATTAGTTCAAGGAAGATGAAAATAGGCAATATCTATTTTACAGTTGCAATAATGACATCACAAATGAATTGAAATTTCATCTCACATAGAATTAGGACTTTAGATCTGAAGTGACACACGATGACAGGGCGCTAGGCAGGAACGAAACTGTTCACGAGGACAGGTCAGCGTGATAAGCTATAGCTTATTGCTCGCTGTTAATCGAAATACCTGCCATATGAATAAATGTTTGTATTTAGTTGACATTAGTACCGAGGTCCGTAACTATGCGTTACTATGCATGTTATACTCGGTGTTACTATTGCGTGAGAGAAACAGAAGTTCTATTAGTTGCTCGGAAAAGGTATCGCGCTTTGTCTGAATGACCTTGCGTAATATTTCATTATTTACATTTTAAGAGAATATTTGAATAACCACAATATTTACTTGGACGAAATTTTATATGAAGTTTCGGGCGTAAAGAAGCGCCAACTATTATAATTGTGTGTCGATTGTATTCACGCAATGAGTACATTGCAAGAAAACTTCTGCTCAGGTGTATATCATAACTCACAATGCGGAGGAAAACGACGTCTGTCGAGAACAAAGCAGCATACATGAATATACTTAATGTGCTGTCAGTCACACGCGTAAGGCTACACACGCAAGGCTTCAGAGACATTTCACGTTAAAAGACCTTTCACCACTTCTACACCAGGAACTCGTACTTAACAAACCCTGTAGACTCAATACAGCTgaatttcgttttgtttttcataACATGATTAGAAGGTCTTCTGACCGAAAGCTACTATTTCTACCTTTACAGTTGCCCGGAAGTGAGAACATATGAGCAATGCAACGGCAGGCAGCTGTACTGGGAAGAGACAACGAGCAGAGGAATTGCAAGGACTTACTCTCAAGCTGTTCGCAGTTCTTGACATTGGCTTTCCAGTCGCAAGTCTGTTTCTCGATGTCGAAGGCGAGGCCAGATGGACACCGCAGTGCCAGCAGACCCTGGACGGAACACCGAACCACGTCACGGCAGTCTTCGTCCGCCGTGAGACGGAAGTATTCCGAGGGTGAGCGGCCCTTGCAGAGCTCGGCGTCATTCTCGATGTCCGTAGAGATTTGCCGTTTCACTATGGAGGTGGCCCAGGCACCTGATGGGAGGATCGACGCACACGGCGCTTGGTTGCAATTCTAGTGAACATCTGACCGACACAATGCAGCGGTTTACGTAGGTGCAGCGTCATGCACTTAATACAAATGCTCAAACTCTCCACAAGGAGTTCAGCATCGGCGTAACGCAAGCACCTATCATTGCATTCACTGACTTCCTATTATCAATGCAAACGTGGATAGCAGCCTCCCCAAAGGATTGCGAAGTAGTACATGAATTTCATGACAATACGGTAAGCGCATTATTTTCACTCATGCTAGGAATGAAGCCATTTTCTGACATGTTGTTTGAAAGTATGAGGTCCAGTGCCACTGAAAGAACCAGAAGTTTGTGGCTTGAGTTACACATACGCTCACTTAAATTTTGACCATGTGAAGGACGGATTCGACCATAAGATCACAGTCGCGCAAGAGCTAGTTGCTGCAGTAACTTCCCGACATGCGTATGGTCAATTTAATAGTGGGACACATAGCAGGCCCAGGATAACGTGGGTTTTAGCTCAAGCGATTTATCTAGGCGCCAGCAGGTAGGCTTTGGGCACGTGCAGTAAGATCGATCGGATGGCCTGAACTCAACGTCAAGCTAAGTTAGGGCATACAGAACGCTGTTACCGGCCGAAGCTGGGACGCTATTCCGAAAATGTAAATCCATAAGGCTTAGGCTGAACAGGAAGGGTCGGACCAGCTGGTCAGCTTAACACCAATGCAAACGCTGCAGATGAACGCGATTTGAAGTCCACATGATGTCCGATGAAGGCAAAGCCCTCAACAAGGCCACGGCTCAGGCTCAGGTCGGCTTTACGCAGATACCACAGGCGACGACTGGCCTGTGGCGGGAAGCGTTGGGCACGTGCTGAAAGGTGGCTTTGCCTTCATCGGGCAGGTAGGTGGATGACCGATAGGGAGTTCGCAGGCGGCGGATGGGGTCGCAGGGCTCGAACCCCGAACCACGGGTTTGAGGTACGGGTGGGTTATTGCCTACCGTGTGTAGAgacgagggtgaggaggaagacgCCGATGAGCCGCACCGTATGTGTCCCCATGGTGTCGGCAGTGCAGAAGCCCGGCCCCGACAGGCGGCCTGGCTTATATAGGTCCTACTTGGCACACGGGCCCCCCTTTCCCGGCGCGTTTCTGGGGCAGCCGCCATTGGCCGCGCGCGCTCTCACGTCAGCTAGACGAGAGGCAACGTCCTCGCCGGTACGGCCAGCGAAAGCGCTTCGAGAAGAGTCGCAACGCTTTCTCGCGATACTGCCGACGACGAGGTGGTGCACGCCCCCTCTCGGACCGGGTCCCCTAAATTTGCGACCGCGCGCGCGTAAAACTTACTCAGTGCTTTTTCTGCAacttgcgcgctttttttttcttctcgctatGTACGACTAAAACGACTGGACTTCAAGCTCACGCACAGTTATTTTGGCGAAGATACGTTGCGGTAACCGTCAGTCAAAGCTAATTTCTAATTTATTGGTCACTTCTTGACGTACTGCGGGCCACCGTGTTAGTTGTCGTTGTTAAGGGTGCATTAGCGCATTGTCAACATTCGTTTGCCACTTTCACCCTTATAAAAACATCTCTGTTGAACATTCATGGTAGCAATGAGGTAGAGAGAAATCGATTCCTGACGATGCATTTCTCGGTGATGTTTATGAAAGGCAGCAAGAAGTGTGCCTTAGAACcttaataataagaataataataaaaacaactGCGCCACTGAGAGAAACCACGATGATACGAGCAAGTCGATTTCTCGGTAATTCAGgtattagtttatttatttatttatttgcaatactgccagtctctactGAGACCATAGCAGGACCATAGTAGTTAGTCACGATTTTGCTACATCAAGGGTCGGTAGTGGTGTAAACAGAACTGACGCCTTGTGAATGCGGAGGCTATTCTTGCGAGTTTAGTGGCCTAGGCATCGATTCGAGGCGGAACTGCGTGCATTGAGTACTTCCTGCCTCGAAACGAGCCCCGGCACGAGTCGGGTGCAGCCGTAGTATGGTGCAGCACTTAACATTGTTAAAGCTTGTTGGTGGGCTAGTAAGCTTTGATGCATATTGAAACGAACACACCCACGagcagcgctcgtgtgtgtgtatgtCCCTGAGTCCCTGCCTTCTCGCACGCTTTTTCGTTTCCATAAGCACCTAACATTTAGCCTTCATTAATTTAATAACGATGAAGCGCAGTACGCGAGGCGAAGGAAGACAAGGCGGACTGTACCAGTGCCACTGCAGAGTGAATATTTATTGGAACCACTTCGCTTCAGCAGGACGGCTCCTGAAAGTGCCCCGGGAGAATCTGAAGCGATCAACGAAACAAATTTTCCAATCAACGCGCGCATGAAGTCGTTACGAAATGCAATATTTGGGAAGCATGTGTAGGCTGTTGACAGCGCGCAACTTGCAGGAAAGTCATAAAGACAGACATGCATATGATGATAAGACTTAGCTGGGGCAGCCCATGAAACTCGCTTCTTTGTTTAATAACCGCTGCCACGCATAGCAGGTCGTCCGTTTGTTAGTGACGCTGCTTCTAAGCTCTCACGTTCTAGTTCAGTTTTTTGAAGACAGGTGTCATCAGTATTCTTTAACCGCGGCAAGGAGTAACCCATTATGTCAAATATACCAAGCGGACCTAAAGTTTACTCTGCAGAATAAAATTTCTAGAGGGGGAGCTTACGAAGCAGTGATGATGCAACATTAGCAAGAGTGCCGTTACTGTTCGATGTCAGAGAAAGTTGTTTAGACCAAGGGGgacataaaaaaaatatattgccaATTGTATGCAGAAGCGGTACATTATTATTGTTCGTACCAACTTCTCGCACTCGAATCGGCTGCAATGCGTCATTCTGGACAGAGCCCACATGTGAGAAATCGAGACGGGCGGGCCTAACAGGCTGAGACGGCAGGAGAGGAGGAGAAAGAGGGCATCGAGATTAGCGAGAACGAAACGTTGAAAC
This window of the Rhipicephalus sanguineus isolate Rsan-2018 chromosome 2, BIME_Rsan_1.4, whole genome shotgun sequence genome carries:
- the LOC119384003 gene encoding chitin deacetylase 1, encoding MGTHTVRLIGVFLLTLVSTHGAWATSIVKRQISTDIENDAELCKGRSPSEYFRLTADEDCRDVVRCSVQGLLALRCPSGLAFDIEKQTCDWKANVKNCEQLEKPRLVAPLLATDEPICETGKLACGNGDCIAKEMFCNGNPDCSDGSDENACTVDKDPNRAPPCDQNQCVLPDCFCSADGTQIPGRLEPNVVPQMITITFDDAINNNNIDIYEKIFKEGRNNPNGCQIKATFFVSHKYTNYSAVQELHRRGHEMAAHSITHKHEEKYWSEASTETWAKEMAGVRLIMERFANITDNSIVGVRAPYLRVGGNSQFFMMEEQAFLYDSTIAAPLSNPPLWPYTLYFRMPHKCHGNGQNCPSRSHAVWEMVMNELDRRDDPTFDEELAGCAMVDSCSNIISGEQFYNFLNHNLDRHYKTNRAPLGLYFHAGWLKLNPEYLDAFIQWIDETLDKNDVFFVTMTQVLQWMQQPTELSAIRDFAPWKEKCDVKGQAYCSLPNACPLTTRELPGETIRLHTCVECPQNYPWLEDPTGDYFAFRK